The Verrucomicrobiota bacterium genome has a segment encoding these proteins:
- a CDS encoding NAD-dependent deacylase, whose amino-acid sequence MNREKIVVLTGAGISAESGLSTFRDSGGLWETYSVYDVATPEGFAANPELVLEFYNQRRKKVAKAQPNAAHFALAKLEEQFDVTIVTQNVDNLHERAGSSNVVHVHGEISKARSSVDPSLISDIGFDDLNIGDTCAMGSQLRPHIVWFGESIQHMEEAADIVGQADKVLVIGTSLSVYPAAGLVDYCQDSSEKALVALEIDYVPAGFQFYQGKATEHVPRIVDKWMR is encoded by the coding sequence TTGAACAGAGAAAAGATAGTCGTTCTGACCGGCGCAGGTATCAGCGCCGAAAGCGGATTGTCCACTTTTCGCGACAGCGGAGGTTTGTGGGAAACGTACTCGGTATACGACGTAGCCACCCCCGAAGGTTTTGCAGCCAACCCCGAGTTGGTTCTTGAGTTCTATAATCAACGCCGCAAAAAAGTTGCAAAAGCGCAACCCAACGCAGCGCACTTCGCTCTCGCCAAACTGGAAGAACAGTTTGACGTCACCATCGTCACGCAGAACGTGGATAATCTGCACGAGCGAGCCGGGTCATCGAACGTCGTCCATGTGCATGGAGAAATTTCCAAGGCACGAAGCTCCGTTGATCCCAGCCTGATTTCCGATATTGGATTCGATGACCTAAACATCGGTGATACCTGTGCAATGGGGAGCCAACTGCGGCCGCATATCGTCTGGTTCGGGGAATCGATTCAACATATGGAGGAAGCGGCGGACATCGTGGGACAGGCAGACAAGGTCCTCGTTATCGGCACGTCCCTTTCGGTTTATCCCGCAGCCGGGCTGGTAGACTATTGTCAGGATTCTTCCGAGAAAGCTCTGGTGGCTCTCGAGATAGATTATGTTCCCGCTGGGTTTCAATTCTATCAGGGCAAAGCAACCGAACACGTTCCGCGGATCGTTGACAAGTGGATGCGATAA
- a CDS encoding PQQ-binding-like beta-propeller repeat protein, with protein sequence MNSHKTQLAGLLTALFISGSYLNAEDWPHWLGPNGDNIVEAADNFDPDLKNWKIAWQTDVGLGYSTVTSANGKAYTMGHDGKSSETIICFNAATGEKIWDHTYSGQLIPAMHVGGPNASVTVSGDVVYTVSKDGRVLCLNATSGAVLWSTQLTGLLDMEVPKWGFGSSPVEYQGDLIISAGKTVALDKSSGRPSWVSDTAYRPGYGSPVVFENDGNSFIASMDSSGLSILDASNGKEVARHEVRSKYTMVATTPAVFNNGKDIYIFTDMTTEVLKFDGKSLTSEWEDKKLKGSLSGSLLIDGTLYGLNGTHKNNGTSLFARNIDTGEEIWSEPNFGFASMIAVGDTLVILTEDGELVTAPVNAREFKEISRKKLLDAICWTNPTYVGGRIFVRNEHGVLIVLERA encoded by the coding sequence ATGAATTCCCATAAAACACAACTTGCCGGATTACTAACTGCCCTGTTCATATCAGGTTCGTACCTAAATGCTGAAGACTGGCCCCATTGGCTTGGGCCGAACGGAGACAACATCGTGGAAGCCGCCGACAACTTCGATCCGGATCTAAAGAATTGGAAAATCGCCTGGCAGACAGATGTGGGCCTTGGCTACTCGACCGTAACGAGCGCAAACGGAAAAGCCTACACCATGGGGCACGATGGAAAATCGAGCGAAACCATCATCTGTTTCAATGCGGCAACGGGTGAAAAGATTTGGGACCATACCTATTCCGGACAATTGATTCCTGCCATGCATGTGGGAGGTCCCAACGCATCGGTGACAGTGAGTGGTGATGTTGTCTACACCGTGAGCAAAGATGGCCGGGTTCTTTGCCTGAATGCTACATCTGGAGCTGTCCTCTGGAGTACCCAATTAACTGGATTATTGGACATGGAAGTTCCTAAGTGGGGATTTGGCAGCTCGCCCGTTGAATACCAGGGTGACCTGATTATCAGTGCTGGAAAAACAGTAGCTTTGGACAAATCCTCGGGTCGCCCAAGCTGGGTCTCCGACACGGCTTACAGGCCTGGCTATGGATCCCCGGTGGTTTTCGAGAACGATGGAAACAGCTTTATTGCCAGTATGGATTCCAGTGGGCTTTCCATCCTGGATGCTTCCAATGGTAAGGAAGTTGCGCGGCACGAAGTCCGATCCAAATACACCATGGTGGCCACCACTCCTGCGGTATTTAACAACGGGAAAGACATCTACATCTTTACCGACATGACGACTGAAGTGCTTAAGTTCGACGGAAAAAGTTTGACCTCAGAATGGGAGGACAAGAAATTGAAAGGCTCCTTATCGGGGTCTCTACTTATTGATGGCACCCTCTATGGACTGAACGGTACCCATAAGAACAATGGAACCAGTCTCTTCGCTCGCAATATCGATACCGGTGAGGAAATTTGGTCCGAACCCAATTTCGGTTTCGCCTCCATGATCGCGGTAGGAGATACCCTGGTCATCCTTACTGAAGACGGTGAACTGGTAACGGCACCCGTAAACGCTCGTGAGTTTAAAGAAATTTCACGCAAGAAACTGCTCGACGCCATTTGTTGGACAAATCCGACCTATGTGGGTGGCAGAATTTTTGTTCGAAATGAACACGGGGTGTTGATTGTGTTGGAACGTGCTTAA
- a CDS encoding arylsulfatase, with amino-acid sequence MSSPKFLLLLFSATVSFFCTAAFSTPNVIYILADDLGYGDLSCYGQQTLQTPHLDRLAENGMRFTSHYAGATVCAPSRYVLMTGKHSGRGSIRDNGYSSLPADEFTLAKLFKGAGYQTACIGKWGVGRPPDNDDPARAGFDEFYGYLNMFHAHNYYPEFMIHNGKREPLRNEVPDFFKDDRFDMEGRGVATKKIDYAPQLIHDNALNFIRSNKDNSFFLYYALNIPHANNEGTYDWSESGERIINPNANGMAVHDLGVFSDEAWPIQEKGFARMIQYIDDWVGEIVALVAELGLSEDTVIMFSSDNGPHHEGNHDHAFFDSNGNFQGYKRDLYDGGTRVPFIASWPGKIPPKTESALMSGFWDMMPTMAEILGMDMPDTDGISILPELTGNSHQQNHHEFLYWEFPERRGKQAVLYLNQWKAIRVGLMDNKSAPVELYDITWDIAEQHDQATVLPGLAAQLHKLMMDQHTPFNENWDLTQN; translated from the coding sequence ATGAGTTCCCCGAAGTTTCTTCTTCTTCTTTTTTCGGCTACCGTATCATTTTTTTGCACAGCCGCATTTTCAACCCCGAATGTGATCTATATTCTAGCGGACGACCTTGGTTACGGCGACCTGTCCTGCTATGGTCAGCAGACACTACAAACTCCCCATCTGGACAGACTTGCAGAGAATGGAATGCGGTTTACCAGTCACTATGCCGGTGCAACGGTTTGCGCGCCTTCCCGTTATGTTTTGATGACAGGTAAGCATAGTGGGCGAGGTTCGATCCGTGACAACGGATACAGCTCCTTACCAGCGGATGAATTTACTTTGGCCAAGCTATTTAAAGGTGCCGGCTATCAGACCGCGTGCATAGGTAAGTGGGGAGTGGGCCGCCCACCCGATAATGATGACCCTGCGCGTGCAGGATTCGATGAGTTCTACGGTTATCTCAATATGTTTCATGCCCACAATTATTACCCCGAATTCATGATTCATAATGGTAAACGCGAACCATTAAGAAATGAGGTGCCAGACTTTTTCAAAGACGACCGCTTCGACATGGAGGGTCGTGGAGTGGCTACCAAAAAAATTGATTATGCGCCGCAGTTGATTCACGACAATGCACTCAATTTCATTCGATCAAATAAGGACAATTCCTTTTTCCTGTATTACGCTCTAAACATCCCGCACGCGAATAATGAAGGGACCTACGATTGGTCGGAATCAGGCGAACGTATTATTAACCCAAACGCCAACGGCATGGCCGTCCACGATCTTGGAGTATTTTCGGATGAGGCGTGGCCGATCCAGGAAAAAGGATTTGCCCGCATGATTCAGTACATCGACGACTGGGTCGGAGAAATTGTCGCTCTGGTAGCCGAGCTCGGATTGAGTGAAGACACGGTGATTATGTTTTCAAGTGACAATGGGCCACACCACGAGGGAAATCACGACCACGCTTTTTTCGATTCCAATGGAAATTTCCAGGGCTATAAAAGAGATTTATACGATGGTGGGACGAGGGTTCCTTTCATTGCTTCGTGGCCAGGAAAAATTCCTCCAAAGACCGAGAGTGCTCTTATGTCCGGATTCTGGGATATGATGCCAACTATGGCAGAAATATTGGGTATGGATATGCCGGATACTGATGGAATTTCTATACTTCCTGAATTGACTGGTAACAGCCATCAGCAAAACCATCACGAGTTTCTTTATTGGGAGTTTCCGGAACGCCGAGGAAAGCAGGCGGTGCTTTATTTAAATCAATGGAAGGCCATTCGGGTTGGATTGATGGACAACAAGAGTGCCCCCGTTGAATTGTATGATATTACTTGGGATATCGCCGAGCAACACGATCAAGCGACTGTACTTCCTGGATTGGCCGCTCAACTGCACAAGCTGATGATGGACCAGCATACTCCATTCAACGAAAACTGGGACCTGACCCAGAACTGA
- a CDS encoding ThuA domain-containing protein, with protein sequence MEDLKIAVITGGHPFDLPVFHGLFREMEGVDAYIQHIDDFGTSPDEIRDAYDAVVFYTMQIEVPMVEDTWFKRDPRPAIERLFERGQGVVALHHSFFAFPEWPFWDGVIGINNRTSNPDEGFSFHFDTEQRVEVRDVSHPILQGVESFQTVDEGYHMPSEEVDGQLLLTVDHPDTMKSTAWTREVGASRIFCFQLGHDAVGWGHPSFRQILRQGISWVVRNDDI encoded by the coding sequence ATGGAGGATCTTAAAATTGCGGTCATCACGGGAGGCCATCCTTTTGACCTTCCTGTGTTTCATGGTCTCTTTCGTGAAATGGAGGGAGTGGATGCCTACATACAGCATATTGACGATTTCGGCACATCACCTGATGAGATCCGAGACGCCTACGATGCAGTCGTTTTTTACACCATGCAAATCGAAGTGCCCATGGTGGAAGACACTTGGTTCAAACGAGATCCCCGTCCAGCGATCGAAAGACTCTTCGAGCGCGGTCAGGGTGTGGTGGCATTACATCACTCATTCTTTGCCTTTCCGGAGTGGCCATTCTGGGACGGCGTAATCGGAATTAATAATAGAACCTCAAACCCGGACGAAGGATTCAGTTTCCATTTCGATACCGAGCAGCGAGTCGAGGTGAGAGATGTATCACATCCCATATTGCAAGGAGTGGAATCGTTTCAAACGGTTGACGAAGGCTATCACATGCCGAGTGAGGAAGTTGATGGACAGCTTCTGCTGACAGTGGACCATCCGGATACTATGAAGTCTACCGCTTGGACTCGCGAGGTTGGAGCGAGCCGCATTTTTTGTTTCCAACTGGGGCACGATGCAGTGGGGTGGGGCCATCCGTCCTTTCGCCAGATTTTGCGCCAGGGTATATCCTGGGTAGTTCGGAATGATGATATTTAA
- a CDS encoding sulfatase-like hydrolase/transferase, with protein MMIFKYSFLVLCLAVLTGCSKSSEISDSRLPETRPNIVVIFADDIGVETIGVYGGQYSTPRIDSLAQHGVRFDSGHATPVCTTSRTRLMTGTYNFKHYEAFAHLNPEHYTFSKFLKDEGYSTAVAGKWQLAGNHFDGRRGSHPADVGFDEHIVWQLEWFLKGKRYWQPTLTVNGEARTYCKDDFGPKVLNDYVLDFIDRKKEEPFCLYYTPLLAHDPWTTTPDSLEATTKEEKFSGIMAYLDKMVGRVLDKLEEHKLTENTLIFFIGDNGTHPQITSLRNGQPVAGGKWYTRDSGTHVPYIIQWKGTLPQGEVRHGLVDIMDVFPTIAAAVKPNQITAEKLKELDGINFLPYAKNPDLAPRDWIFMHYDPQWGSDYFQTPMPAARFVFNQKYKLYGDGRFIDMQLDPLEEHPLEASALKEPVKENYKLLHNVLITIGDGPLAEPFMNPKAQGVSIPLPHPDCGELRQ; from the coding sequence ATGATGATATTTAAATATTCGTTCCTCGTTTTGTGTCTGGCCGTACTTACTGGTTGTTCAAAGTCTTCGGAAATCTCCGACTCCAGACTTCCTGAAACGAGGCCGAATATTGTGGTCATCTTTGCTGATGATATTGGGGTCGAAACGATAGGTGTCTATGGCGGCCAATACTCCACTCCAAGGATTGATTCTTTAGCTCAACATGGTGTCCGTTTTGATTCCGGGCATGCTACACCCGTTTGCACGACCTCGCGAACTCGGTTGATGACGGGAACATACAACTTCAAGCACTATGAGGCATTCGCTCATTTAAATCCTGAGCACTATACGTTTTCCAAATTTCTCAAAGACGAAGGTTACAGTACCGCGGTTGCCGGAAAGTGGCAGTTGGCCGGAAATCATTTTGATGGCCGTCGTGGAAGCCACCCTGCCGATGTTGGTTTCGATGAGCACATCGTCTGGCAGTTGGAATGGTTTTTGAAAGGCAAGCGTTACTGGCAACCCACACTCACCGTCAATGGTGAGGCCAGGACCTATTGCAAAGATGATTTCGGCCCGAAAGTTTTGAACGACTACGTGTTGGATTTTATCGATCGAAAGAAAGAGGAGCCGTTCTGTTTATATTATACGCCCTTGCTCGCGCATGATCCATGGACGACGACCCCGGATTCCTTGGAGGCCACAACCAAGGAAGAAAAGTTTAGCGGGATAATGGCTTACCTGGATAAGATGGTCGGTCGGGTATTGGACAAATTGGAGGAGCATAAACTGACCGAAAACACCTTGATCTTTTTTATTGGCGACAATGGAACGCATCCACAAATCACCTCCCTGCGAAACGGCCAGCCAGTTGCGGGTGGGAAGTGGTACACGCGAGATTCCGGCACGCATGTGCCTTATATCATTCAATGGAAGGGAACCTTGCCCCAGGGCGAAGTCCGACATGGCTTGGTGGATATCATGGATGTGTTTCCAACGATAGCAGCGGCTGTAAAACCAAATCAGATTACCGCAGAGAAACTTAAAGAACTGGATGGAATTAATTTCCTGCCTTACGCAAAGAACCCGGACCTAGCACCACGTGACTGGATTTTCATGCACTACGATCCCCAGTGGGGCAGTGATTATTTCCAAACACCCATGCCGGCTGCCCGGTTTGTATTCAATCAGAAGTATAAATTGTACGGTGATGGAAGGTTCATTGATATGCAGCTAGATCCTTTGGAAGAACATCCGCTGGAAGCGTCAGCATTAAAAGAGCCCGTTAAGGAAAACTATAAGCTGTTACACAATGTTCTCATCACGATTGGCGATGGTCCACTCGCTGAACCATTTATGAATCCGAAAGCTCAAGGCGTGAGCATTCCGCTTCCTCATCCCGATTGTGGAGAACTTCGCCAATAA